A single region of the Maylandia zebra isolate NMK-2024a linkage group LG17, Mzebra_GT3a, whole genome shotgun sequence genome encodes:
- the cct2 gene encoding T-complex protein 1 subunit beta codes for MASLSMAPVNIFKHGADEEKAETARLSSFIGAIAIGDLVKSTLGPKGMDKILLGGGKSGTVTVTNDGATILKAIGVDNPAAKVLVDMSKVQDDEVGDGTTSVTVLAAELLREAELLIARKIHPQTIISGWRKATQAAREALRDAAVDHSNDPARFQEDLLNIARTTLSSKLLTHHKDHFAKLAVNAVMRLKGSGNLEAIHIIKKLGGSLTDSYLDEGFLLDKKIGVNQPKRLENVNILIANTGMDTDKIKIFGSRVRVDSTAKVAEIELAEKEKMKEKVDRILKHGINCFINRQLIYNYPEQLFAQAGVMAIEHADFAGIERLALVTGGEITSTFDHPELVKLGHCKLIEEVMIGEDTLIHFSGVAMGEACTVVLRGATQQILDEAERSLHDALCVLAQTVKEPRTVYGGGCSEMLMAKVVSDLANRTPGKESVAMESFAKALRMLPTIIADNAGYDSADLVAQLRAAHQENKTTFGLNMSDGTVGNMVDLCITESFQVKRQMLLSASEAAEMILRVDNIIKAAPRKRVPDHHPC; via the exons ATG GCGTCCTTATCGATGGCCCCGGTCAACATCTTCAAACATGGAGCAGATGAAGAAAAAGCAGAGACTGCTCGACTG TCATCTTTTATTGGTGCCATCGCTATTGGTGATCTGGTGAAGAGCACTCTTGGCCCAAAGGGGATG GATAAGATCCTGCTCGGTGGCGGGAAGAGTGGCACAGTGACTGTGACCAATGATGGTGCAACCATCCTGAAAGCTATCGGTGTCGACAACCCAGCTGCCAAAGTTCTGGTTG ACATGTCCAAAGTTCAGGACGATGAAGTCGGAGATGGGACGACCTCCGTTACCGTGCTCGCTGCAGAGCTGCTGCGG GAGGCAGAGCTTCTGATCGCCAGGAAGATCCACCCACAGACTATCATCTCTGGCTGGAGGAAAGCGACTCAGGCGGCCAGAGAGGCTCTGAGGGACGCCGCTGTCGACCACAG CAACGACCCAGCTCGTTTCCAGGAGGACCTGCTGAACATCGCCCGCACCACACTGTCCTCCAAGCTGCTCACTCACCACAAAGATCACTTTGCCAAGCTCGCCGTCAACGCCGTCATGAGGCTGAAAGGCTCTGGAAACTTGGAGGCCATCCACATCATCAAGAAGCTGGGAGGCAGCCTCACCGACTCCTACCTGGATGAAG GTTTCCTATTGGACAAGAAGATCGGAGTGAACCAGCCAAAGAGGCTGGAGAACGTCAACATCCTGATCGCCAACACCGGCATGGACACTGACAAGATCAAG ATCTTCGGCTCCAGGGTTCGCGTTGACTCGACGGCAAAGGTCGCAGAGATCGAACTCgcagagaaagagaagatgaaggagaaggTCGACAGAATCCTGAAACACGGCATCAACTGCTTCATCAACAG GCAGCTCATCTATAACTACCCAGAGCAGCTCTTTGCTCAGGCTGGCGTCATGGCCATCGAGCACGCCGACTTCGCTGGCATTGAGCGCCTCGCTCTCGTCACCG GTGGGGAGATCACCTCCACCTTTGACCACCCAGAGCTGGTGAAGCTTGGGCACTGCAAGCTGATCGAGGAGGTGATGATCGGCGAGGACACGCTTATCCACTTCTCTGGAGTTGCCATGG gtGAGGCATGCACCGTTGTCCTGCGGGGAGCGACCCAGCAGATCCTGGATGAAGCGGAGCGCTCACTGCACGATGCTCTGTGTGTGCTCGCACAGACAGTGAAGGAGCCACGCACGGTCTATGGAGGAG GCTGCTCTGAGATGCTGATGGCTAAGGTTGTGAGTGATCTGGCCAACAGGACGCCAGGAAAGGAGTCAGTTGCCATGGAGTCATTTGCCAAGGCTCTGAGGATG CTGCCAACCATCATTGCAGACAACGCCGGATACGACAGCGCCGACCTGGTGGCTCAGCTCAGAGCTGCGCATCAGGAGAACAAGACCACGTTTGGACTGA ACATGTCTGATGGCACGGTGGGAAACATGGTAGATCTCTGCATCACAGAGTCGTTCCAAGTGAAGCGCCAGATGTTGCTGAGCGCGTCTGAGGCCGCCGAGATGATCCTAAGAGTGGACAACATCATCAAAGCTGCACCCAG GAAGAGAGTTCCCGACCATCACCCCTGctag
- the nots gene encoding nothepsin — translation MFRLLLLLFLTWMTSALVSIPLRRTRSIRTRLRADGLLNEFLKDHAPDMINRRYAQCFPSSTPSLRLGRTSERIYNFMDAQFYGEISLGTPEQNFSVIFDTGSADLWVPSSYCISEACALHKRFKAFKSASFRHDGRRFGIYYGSGHLLGTMARDTLKIGGLTILNQEFGESVFEPSESFLTAKFDGVLGMSYQSLAEILGTNVFDNMIAQKLVDQPVFSFYLSRKTGRTNPAGELLLGGTNEALYIGPINWHPVTAKGYWQIKMDSVAVQGVNLFCPSGCQAIVDTGTSLIAGPTNDILRLQQLIGATPSNLGEFVIDCARLSSLPQVTFVLNGTEYTLTSEQYIRKETLGRNEFCFSGFQAMDIYSSTDPQWILGDVFLTEYYSIFDKGHDRVGLARAKHSPEP, via the exons ATGTTcaggctgctgctcctgctgttttTAACATGGATGACCTCAGCGCTGGTCAG CATACCTCTTAGACGGACGCGCTCAATTCGTACTCGATTGCGAGCTGATGGCCTGCTGAATGAGTTCCTGAAGGATCACGCCCCTGACATGATTAATCGCCGTTACGCTCAGTGCTTCCCGTCCAGCACGCCGTCACTGAGGCTCGGACGCACCAGCGAGAGGATCTACAACTTCATGGAT GCTCAGTTTTATGGTGAGATCAGTTTGGGGACTCCAGAGCAGAACTTTTCTGTGATTTTTGACACTGGATCAGCTGACCTCTGGGTGCCATCATCCTACTGCATCAGCGAGGCCTGCG CGCTCCACAAGCGTTTCAAGGCATTTAAATCAGCTTCGTTCAGGCATGATGGTCGGAGATTTGGGATTTACTACGGATCAGGTCACCTGCTTGGAACTATGGCCAGAGACACACTGAAG ATTGGTGGTCTAACCATCCTGAACCAAGAGTTTGGGGAGTCCGTTTTCGAACCTAGTGAATCATTCCTGACGGCGAAGTTTGACGGTGTTCTGGGAATGAGTTACCAATCCCTTGCAGAGATTCTGGGCACCAATGTTTTTGACAACATGATTGCACAGAAGCTTGTGGACCAGCCAGTGTTCTCCTTTTACCTGAGCAG AAAAACCGGCCGTACCAATCCAGCAGGGGAACTGTTGTTAGGTGGAACAAACGAAGCGCTGTATATTGGACCAATCAACTGGCATCCTGTCACTGCCAAGGGGTATTGGCAGATCAAGATGGACAG TGTAGCAGTACAAGGTGTGAACTTGTTTTGTCCAAGTGGATGTCAGGCGATTGTTGATACTGGAACTTCCCTCATTGCTGGACCAACCAATGACATTCTGAGGCTCCAACAGCTGATTGGAGCAACACCCTCAAACTTGGGAGAG tttgttatCGACTGTGCCAGGTTGTCCAGTTTGCCTCAGGTGACTTTTGTCCTGAATGGAACAGAGTACACACTAACAAGTGAACAGTACATCAGGAAG GAGACACTTGGCAGGAATGAGTTCTGTTTCAGCGGTTTCCAGGCTATGGACATTTATTCCAGCACAGACCCTCAGTGGATTCTGGGAGATGTATTTCTGACAGAGTACTACTCCATCTTTGATAAAGGACATGACCGGGTCGGCTTAGCACGTGCCAAACACTCTCCTGAACCATAA
- the LOC101474360 gene encoding bestrophin-3 isoform X1 encodes MTVTYSSKVANATFFGFHQLLLRWKGSIYKLLYREFILFALLYTVLSVVYRIVLSEDQKRLFEKLSMYCDKYAEQIPVTFVLGFYVTLVVNRWWNQFVNLPWPDRLMFHISSCVQGKDEYGRLLRRTLVRYVNLTSLLIFRSVSTAVCKRFPTMDHVVEAGFMTPEERKVFENVRSPHLKYWIPVVWFSNLASKARQEGRIQDSIDLQNILNEMNRFRTWCATLFGYNWVGVPLVYTQVVTLAVYTFFFACLIGRQFLDHTRGYQGHDLDLYVPVFTLLQFFFYCGWLKVAEQLINPFGDDDDDFEANWIIDRNLQVSLLAVDEMHMNMPHMTKDIYWNDCDARPPYTLAAADYCIPSFLGSTTDMGLSDILQFDDTDVSHDHQRQQDYTLLRRQESVLGRVRRLLSVQEPPDLRPPRPIFKRHSSDATGSFFPDVRVNAGPGINVPLSSLFMSQPSMDTLSTLREVNSNPPSPESSISVFPQLVISPPLCGDVCQNVDSYTKPQNGLNPSPTDEAPGSETLRTASSLCCSPTQLGPKEFRWTTVNGHNRQPTKPRGRQFSLQFSRQTSKASVRSLPSPKGLGRRRKGLARFQSRRSPGPTSDTLQLPDPDYDFQGITGTQEDEKEETNDNEEVKNTSSQSESFEKK; translated from the exons ATGACGGTTACTTATTCCAGTAAAGTCGCCAACGCCACCTTCTTCGGTTTTCACCAGCTGCTGCTGCGCTGGAAGGGGAGCATCTACAAGCTGCTGTACCGAGAGTTCATCCTGTTTGCTCTGCTGTACACCGTCCTCAGCGTCGTATAcag GATTGTGCTCTCCGAGGATCAGAAGAGACTGTTTGAGAAACTTTCCATGTACTGTGACAAATATGCTGAACAGATCCCCGTCACCTTCGTCTTGG GTTTTTATGTGACTCTGGTGGTGAATCGGTGGTGGAATCAGTTTGTTAACCTGCCCTGGCCGGACAGACTCATGTTCCACATCTCCAG CTGTGTTCAGGGTAAAGACGAATATGGCCGCCTGCTGCGCCGGACATTGGTACGTTACGTTAACCTCACATCGCTCCTCATCTTCCGCTCCGTCAGCACGGCTGTCTGCAAACGATTCCCGACCATGGATCATGTGGTCGAGGCAG GTTTCATGACACCTGAGGAGAGGAAGGTGTTTGAGAACGTTCGTTCTCCTCACCTGAAGTACTGGATCCCTGTTGTCTGGTTCTCCAACCTGGCGTCTAAAGCTCGGCAGGAAGGACGCATCCAAGACAGCATCGACCTGCAGAACATTCTCAAC GAAATGAATCGCTTCAGGACCTGGTGTGCGACTCTTTTTGGCTACAACTGGGTCGGTGTCCCTCTGGTTTACACACAG GTTGTCACTCTTGCTGTCTACacctttttctttgcttgtctAATTGGTCGACAGTTTCTTGACCACACCCGTGGTTACCAAGGTCATGACCTTGACCTGTACGTCCCCGTTTTCACCTTGCTGCAGTTCTTCTTCTACTGTGGCTGGCTTAAG gtagcagagcagctgatcaACCCGTTTGGCGATGATGACGATGACTTTGAGGCAAACTGGATCATCGACAGGAACCTTCAG GTGTCTCTCCTGGCAGTGGATGAGATGCACATGAACATGCCTCACATGACCAAAGACATTTACTGGAATGACTGCGATGCACGGCCACCATACACGCTGGCTGCTGCAGACTACTGCATCCCCTCATTTCTTGGCTCCACCACCGACATGGG TCTCTCGGACATCCTGCAGTTTGACGACACTGATGTTAGCCACGACCATCAGCGGCAACAGGACTATACTTTGCTGCGGCGCCAAGAGTCG GTTTTGGGTCGGGTCCGCCGTCTGCTTAGTGTTCAGGAACCTCCTGACCTCCGACCCCCTCGACCCATCTTCAAACGACATAGCAGTGATGCAACTGGCAGTTTCTTCCCAGATGTCAG GGTCAATGCAGGACCAGGGATCAATGTTCCACTGTCCTCGCTGTTCATGTCTCAGCCTTCCATGGACACTTTGTCCACCTTAAGGGAGGTCAACAGCAACCCACCCTCACCGGAAAGCTCCATTTCTGTTTTCCCCCAGCTTGTCATCAGCCCTCCATTATGTGGCGACGTTTGCCAGAATGTGGATTCGTATACCAAACCTCAGAATGGCCTGAATCCTTCCCCCACTGATGAAGCCCCAGGCTCAGAAACCCTAAG GACTGCGTCCTCTCTCTGTTGTTCCCCCACTCAACTTGGGCCCAAAGAATTTCGGTGGACAACTGTCAATGGCCATAATCGTCAGCCAACCAAACCACGGGGGCGTCAGTTCTCACTCCAGTTCTCCAGGCAGACTTCAAAGGCATCGGTCCGCAGCCTGCCAAGTCCTAAAGGACTGGGGCGGCGGAGAAAAGGACTGGCTCGATTCCAGTCCAGGAGATCCCCTGGTCCAACCTCAGACACTCTGCAGCTCCCTGACCCCGATTACGACTTCCAGGGAATAACAGGGACTCAGGAGGATGAGAAGGAAGAAACCAACGACAATGAAGAGGTCAAAAACACCAGCTCCCAATCAGAGAGTTTCGAAAAGAAATAA
- the LOC101474360 gene encoding bestrophin-3 isoform X2, whose translation MYCDKYAEQIPVTFVLGFYVTLVVNRWWNQFVNLPWPDRLMFHISSCVQGKDEYGRLLRRTLVRYVNLTSLLIFRSVSTAVCKRFPTMDHVVEAGFMTPEERKVFENVRSPHLKYWIPVVWFSNLASKARQEGRIQDSIDLQNILNEMNRFRTWCATLFGYNWVGVPLVYTQVVTLAVYTFFFACLIGRQFLDHTRGYQGHDLDLYVPVFTLLQFFFYCGWLKVAEQLINPFGDDDDDFEANWIIDRNLQVSLLAVDEMHMNMPHMTKDIYWNDCDARPPYTLAAADYCIPSFLGSTTDMGLSDILQFDDTDVSHDHQRQQDYTLLRRQESVLGRVRRLLSVQEPPDLRPPRPIFKRHSSDATGSFFPDVRVNAGPGINVPLSSLFMSQPSMDTLSTLREVNSNPPSPESSISVFPQLVISPPLCGDVCQNVDSYTKPQNGLNPSPTDEAPGSETLRTASSLCCSPTQLGPKEFRWTTVNGHNRQPTKPRGRQFSLQFSRQTSKASVRSLPSPKGLGRRRKGLARFQSRRSPGPTSDTLQLPDPDYDFQGITGTQEDEKEETNDNEEVKNTSSQSESFEKK comes from the exons ATGTACTGTGACAAATATGCTGAACAGATCCCCGTCACCTTCGTCTTGG GTTTTTATGTGACTCTGGTGGTGAATCGGTGGTGGAATCAGTTTGTTAACCTGCCCTGGCCGGACAGACTCATGTTCCACATCTCCAG CTGTGTTCAGGGTAAAGACGAATATGGCCGCCTGCTGCGCCGGACATTGGTACGTTACGTTAACCTCACATCGCTCCTCATCTTCCGCTCCGTCAGCACGGCTGTCTGCAAACGATTCCCGACCATGGATCATGTGGTCGAGGCAG GTTTCATGACACCTGAGGAGAGGAAGGTGTTTGAGAACGTTCGTTCTCCTCACCTGAAGTACTGGATCCCTGTTGTCTGGTTCTCCAACCTGGCGTCTAAAGCTCGGCAGGAAGGACGCATCCAAGACAGCATCGACCTGCAGAACATTCTCAAC GAAATGAATCGCTTCAGGACCTGGTGTGCGACTCTTTTTGGCTACAACTGGGTCGGTGTCCCTCTGGTTTACACACAG GTTGTCACTCTTGCTGTCTACacctttttctttgcttgtctAATTGGTCGACAGTTTCTTGACCACACCCGTGGTTACCAAGGTCATGACCTTGACCTGTACGTCCCCGTTTTCACCTTGCTGCAGTTCTTCTTCTACTGTGGCTGGCTTAAG gtagcagagcagctgatcaACCCGTTTGGCGATGATGACGATGACTTTGAGGCAAACTGGATCATCGACAGGAACCTTCAG GTGTCTCTCCTGGCAGTGGATGAGATGCACATGAACATGCCTCACATGACCAAAGACATTTACTGGAATGACTGCGATGCACGGCCACCATACACGCTGGCTGCTGCAGACTACTGCATCCCCTCATTTCTTGGCTCCACCACCGACATGGG TCTCTCGGACATCCTGCAGTTTGACGACACTGATGTTAGCCACGACCATCAGCGGCAACAGGACTATACTTTGCTGCGGCGCCAAGAGTCG GTTTTGGGTCGGGTCCGCCGTCTGCTTAGTGTTCAGGAACCTCCTGACCTCCGACCCCCTCGACCCATCTTCAAACGACATAGCAGTGATGCAACTGGCAGTTTCTTCCCAGATGTCAG GGTCAATGCAGGACCAGGGATCAATGTTCCACTGTCCTCGCTGTTCATGTCTCAGCCTTCCATGGACACTTTGTCCACCTTAAGGGAGGTCAACAGCAACCCACCCTCACCGGAAAGCTCCATTTCTGTTTTCCCCCAGCTTGTCATCAGCCCTCCATTATGTGGCGACGTTTGCCAGAATGTGGATTCGTATACCAAACCTCAGAATGGCCTGAATCCTTCCCCCACTGATGAAGCCCCAGGCTCAGAAACCCTAAG GACTGCGTCCTCTCTCTGTTGTTCCCCCACTCAACTTGGGCCCAAAGAATTTCGGTGGACAACTGTCAATGGCCATAATCGTCAGCCAACCAAACCACGGGGGCGTCAGTTCTCACTCCAGTTCTCCAGGCAGACTTCAAAGGCATCGGTCCGCAGCCTGCCAAGTCCTAAAGGACTGGGGCGGCGGAGAAAAGGACTGGCTCGATTCCAGTCCAGGAGATCCCCTGGTCCAACCTCAGACACTCTGCAGCTCCCTGACCCCGATTACGACTTCCAGGGAATAACAGGGACTCAGGAGGATGAGAAGGAAGAAACCAACGACAATGAAGAGGTCAAAAACACCAGCTCCCAATCAGAGAGTTTCGAAAAGAAATAA